One Nocardioides luti DNA window includes the following coding sequences:
- a CDS encoding NAD-dependent epimerase/dehydratase family protein has translation MRVLVTGAAGAIGRVLVDGLTDRGHTIVGLDRVPAPNGYDLPWHVADCADPDAVAAVFAEESLDAVVHMAGHPGEASLPDSLTSHVVTTAALLDAMVEHDVTRFVYGGSNHAVGRTPRSELLGTDVRPRPDTYYGVSKVAAEALMSLYADRHGLDAVSCRIGSFLPEPETVRNLATWLSPDDCVRMVHAALTATAPGFAVLYGISANSDAWWDLEPGRALGYEPQDDAATYADRLAPREQDEAEATHVGGPYATATFERPALDRS, from the coding sequence GTGCGCGTCCTCGTCACCGGCGCTGCCGGCGCCATCGGCCGGGTCCTCGTCGACGGCCTCACCGACCGCGGCCACACGATCGTCGGCCTCGACCGCGTCCCCGCGCCGAACGGCTACGACCTGCCGTGGCACGTCGCGGACTGCGCCGACCCCGACGCCGTCGCCGCCGTCTTCGCCGAGGAGTCGCTCGACGCGGTCGTCCACATGGCCGGGCACCCCGGCGAGGCCAGCCTGCCGGACTCGCTCACCTCGCACGTCGTCACCACGGCCGCGCTGCTGGATGCCATGGTCGAGCACGACGTGACGCGCTTCGTGTACGGCGGCTCCAACCACGCGGTCGGTCGCACCCCGCGCTCCGAGCTGCTCGGCACCGACGTACGCCCCCGCCCCGACACCTACTACGGCGTCAGCAAGGTCGCGGCCGAGGCGCTGATGAGCCTGTACGCCGACCGCCACGGCCTCGACGCGGTCTCCTGCCGGATCGGCTCGTTCCTCCCCGAGCCCGAGACCGTCCGCAACCTCGCGACCTGGCTCTCCCCCGACGACTGCGTCCGGATGGTGCACGCCGCGCTCACCGCGACGGCCCCCGGCTTCGCGGTCCTCTACGGCATCTCCGCCAACAGCGACGCCTGGTGGGACCTCGAGCCCGGCCGCGCGCTGGGCTACGAGCCGCAGGACGACGCCGCGACGTACGCCGACCGGCTGGCGCCCCGCGAGCAGGACGAGGCCGAGGCGACCCACGTCGGCGGCCCCTACGCCACCGCGACGTTCGAGCGACCGGCCCTCGACCGCTCCTGA
- a CDS encoding purine-nucleoside phosphorylase, with amino-acid sequence MTDETTPQDLAQQAATRLAELTGVERHDVALVLGSGWLPAVDALGEATAEIDTTDLPGFNAAAVVGHSGKIRSIRAGERNLLVFLSRTHYYEGKGVRAVVHPVRTAAAAGCRAIVLTNGCGGLKETWQPGTPVLISDHINLTGRSPIEGANFVDLTDLYSSRLRTMCREVDSSLDEGVYVQFPGPHYETPAEIGMVRAIGGHLVGMSTTLEAIAAREAGLEVLGISLVTNLAAGISGEPLDHAEVLAAGKAAASRMGDLLGQIVPRI; translated from the coding sequence GTGACCGACGAGACCACCCCGCAGGACCTGGCCCAGCAGGCCGCCACCCGACTCGCCGAGCTGACCGGCGTCGAGCGCCACGACGTGGCCCTGGTGCTGGGGTCGGGGTGGCTGCCGGCGGTGGATGCGCTGGGCGAGGCGACCGCGGAGATCGACACGACGGACCTGCCGGGCTTCAACGCGGCGGCGGTCGTGGGCCACAGCGGCAAGATCCGCAGCATCCGCGCGGGCGAGCGGAACCTGCTCGTCTTCCTCAGCCGCACCCACTACTACGAGGGCAAGGGCGTGCGGGCGGTCGTGCACCCGGTCCGTACGGCGGCAGCCGCCGGGTGCCGCGCGATCGTGCTCACGAACGGGTGCGGCGGCCTCAAGGAGACGTGGCAGCCCGGGACGCCGGTGCTGATCAGCGACCACATCAACCTGACGGGGCGGAGCCCGATCGAGGGCGCGAACTTCGTCGACCTCACCGACCTCTACTCCAGCCGCCTGCGCACGATGTGCCGCGAGGTCGACAGCAGCCTCGACGAGGGCGTCTACGTGCAGTTCCCCGGCCCGCACTACGAGACCCCGGCCGAGATCGGCATGGTGCGCGCCATCGGCGGCCACCTGGTCGGCATGAGCACCACGCTCGAGGCGATCGCGGCCCGCGAGGCCGGTCTGGAGGTGCTCGGGATCAGCCTGGTCACCAACCTCGCCGCCGGCATCAGCGGCGAGCCGCTCGACCACGCGGAGGTGCTCGCGGCCGGCAAGGCCGCCGCCTCCCGGATGGGCGACCTGCTCGGCCAGATCGTTCCGAGGATCTGA
- a CDS encoding type IV toxin-antitoxin system AbiEi family antitoxin domain-containing protein, translated as MTARPPTKELPEPMLRRELLAVGFDDRAIARQVKHGQWIRIRHGAYVDRAAYSALQQDAKHAVRARAVLKAAKVDAVLSHASALWEYDAPTWGVDLTDVHLTRLDKEAGRPEAGVRQHCGTVLPGDVEVRNDVPVTSATRLALDMITVVDVEVALVIVNHLLHENLTSMALLNDRALGMAHWPNSLRAHVVLRLADGRCESIGESRTLFLLWKQGLPAPQPQYKVRDRTGRVIARVDFAWPEYGVFLEFDGRVKYLRDADAEDEDDVVTKVLREKRREERVRELTGWTCIRITWADLEHPRRTAQRIRALLFPATDAA; from the coding sequence ATGACAGCCAGACCACCCACCAAGGAGCTCCCGGAGCCCATGCTGCGACGCGAGCTCCTCGCCGTTGGTTTCGACGACCGCGCCATCGCCCGCCAGGTCAAGCACGGCCAGTGGATCCGGATCCGGCACGGCGCCTACGTCGACAGGGCGGCGTACTCCGCCCTCCAGCAGGACGCGAAGCACGCCGTCCGGGCCCGTGCGGTCCTCAAGGCGGCCAAGGTCGATGCCGTCCTGTCGCACGCGTCGGCCCTGTGGGAGTACGACGCGCCGACCTGGGGCGTGGATCTCACGGACGTGCACCTCACGCGGCTCGACAAGGAGGCGGGACGACCGGAGGCAGGGGTGCGGCAGCACTGCGGCACCGTGCTCCCCGGCGACGTCGAGGTGCGCAACGACGTCCCGGTGACGAGCGCGACGAGGCTGGCGCTCGACATGATCACCGTGGTCGACGTCGAGGTGGCCCTGGTGATCGTCAACCACCTCCTGCACGAGAACCTCACCTCGATGGCGCTGCTGAACGACCGGGCGCTGGGGATGGCGCACTGGCCGAACTCCCTCCGTGCCCACGTCGTGCTCAGGCTCGCCGACGGACGCTGCGAGTCCATCGGTGAGTCGCGGACCCTGTTCCTGCTCTGGAAGCAGGGCCTGCCGGCGCCGCAGCCGCAGTACAAGGTCCGCGATCGCACGGGGCGAGTGATCGCCCGGGTCGACTTCGCCTGGCCGGAGTACGGCGTCTTCCTCGAGTTCGACGGCCGGGTGAAGTACCTCCGCGACGCCGACGCCGAGGACGAGGACGACGTGGTCACGAAGGTCCTCCGCGAGAAGCGACGCGAGGAACGCGTCCGCGAGCTCACCGGATGGACGTGCATCCGGATCACCTGGGCCGACCTCGAGCACCCGCGCCGGACTGCGCAGCGGATCCGCGCCCTGCTGTTCCCGGCCACCGACGCCGCCTGA
- a CDS encoding GNAT family N-acetyltransferase encodes MHRFVLDDAAAGDAGDQLWPVYDSVFGDHPSESAWREAVWDRHRVRSGFRLARAYDGDGLVGFGYGYTGEPGQWWTDRARTVLDPAVGRAWLGGHFELVSLGVLDRARRAGVGRSLMRALVRDLPHDRLLLMTTDDPADAARRLYAAEGWHVLGPGIGDGTVIMGRRPDHAD; translated from the coding sequence ATGCACCGATTCGTCCTCGACGATGCAGCCGCGGGCGATGCCGGCGACCAGTTGTGGCCGGTGTACGACTCCGTGTTCGGCGACCATCCCTCGGAGTCGGCGTGGCGGGAGGCCGTGTGGGACCGGCACCGGGTCCGGTCCGGGTTCCGGCTGGCGCGGGCGTACGACGGCGACGGCCTCGTCGGGTTCGGCTACGGCTACACCGGTGAGCCGGGGCAGTGGTGGACCGACCGGGCGCGCACGGTCCTGGACCCCGCGGTCGGTCGCGCCTGGCTGGGCGGGCACTTCGAGTTGGTCAGCCTCGGAGTGCTGGACCGGGCCCGACGTGCGGGTGTCGGCCGGTCGTTGATGCGCGCCCTCGTGCGGGACCTGCCCCACGACCGGTTGTTGCTCATGACGACCGACGACCCTGCTGACGCCGCACGACGGCTGTACGCCGCCGAAGGGTGGCACGTCCTCGGCCCGGGCATCGGCGACGGGACCGTGATCATGGGGCGGCGCCCGGATCACGCCGACTGA
- a CDS encoding VOC family protein, translating into MIDHFGINCADLAASAAFYDKVLGVLGYSRQMDVEVAIGYGAGSPDFWIGVQPAEGPASGPNREIHVGFTAADAAAVRAFFEAATALGAEVLHEPRFFPEYHPSYYGAFVRDPDGNNVEAVCHMAQPGD; encoded by the coding sequence ATGATCGATCACTTCGGCATCAACTGCGCGGACCTGGCGGCGTCCGCGGCGTTCTACGACAAGGTCCTCGGCGTGCTGGGCTACTCCCGGCAGATGGATGTCGAGGTCGCGATCGGGTACGGCGCCGGCTCACCCGACTTCTGGATCGGGGTCCAGCCGGCGGAGGGCCCGGCGTCCGGGCCGAACCGCGAGATCCACGTCGGGTTCACCGCGGCCGACGCGGCGGCGGTCCGGGCGTTCTTCGAGGCCGCGACGGCGCTCGGGGCGGAGGTGCTGCACGAGCCGCGGTTCTTCCCGGAGTACCACCCGTCGTACTACGGCGCCTTCGTCCGCGACCCCGACGGCAACAACGTCGAGGCGGTCTGCCACATGGCTCAGCCCGGCGACTGA
- a CDS encoding gamma-glutamylcyclotransferase: MTLYAAYGTNLDPARMSERCPHSPLRTTGWLQGWRLTFGGEEHGWDGALSTIVEDPIDQVFVAVYDITREDESNLDGWEAADLGLYRKTKVRVATMNGEIVVWTYVLDAYEGGLPSASYLGVLADAAEAADAPVDYVAALRRRPCRSIGH, from the coding sequence GTGACGCTCTACGCCGCCTACGGGACCAACCTCGATCCGGCCCGCATGAGCGAGCGCTGCCCGCACTCCCCGCTCCGTACGACGGGCTGGCTGCAGGGCTGGCGGCTGACCTTCGGCGGCGAGGAGCACGGCTGGGACGGTGCGCTCTCGACGATCGTCGAGGACCCCATCGACCAGGTCTTCGTCGCGGTCTACGACATCACCCGCGAGGACGAGTCGAACCTCGACGGCTGGGAGGCCGCGGACCTCGGGCTCTACCGCAAGACCAAGGTCCGGGTCGCGACCATGAACGGCGAGATCGTCGTGTGGACCTACGTGCTGGACGCCTACGAGGGCGGGCTGCCCTCGGCGTCGTACCTCGGCGTCCTCGCCGACGCCGCGGAGGCCGCCGACGCCCCCGTCGACTACGTGGCCGCGCTGCGCCGCCGGCCCTGCCGCTCCATCGGCCACTAG
- the lpdA gene encoding dihydrolipoyl dehydrogenase, with protein MTHFNVLVLGAGPGGYVAAIRAAQLGQSVAVIEEKYWGGVCLNVGCIPSKALLKNAELAHVLTHEKDKYGIEGDATMSFGPTHKRSRQVSAGIVKGVHFLMKKNKIQEIDGWGTIQAPADGKQTVEVQDKDGKTTTYTCDNLIVAAGAKVRMLPGMKASEHVVTYEEQILDENLPGSVIIGGSGAIGVEFAYVMKNFGVDVTIVEFLDRMVPTEDADVSKELLKHYKKLGVKVLLSTKVENVEDTGSGVRVTVSKDGKEEVLEADKMLAAFGFAPRVEGYGLDNAGVELTERGAIAVDGRGRSNVEGIYAIGDVTGKMMLAHAAEAMGIVAAETIAGAETQEINFDMIPRATYCQPQIGSFGYSEAQAKEKGYDVKTATFPFSANGKAQGLGDTAGFVKIVADAEYNEIIGAHLIGPDVTELLPALTLAQQWDLTADEVARNIFAHPTLGESVKEAIHGIAGHMINF; from the coding sequence GTGACCCACTTCAACGTTCTCGTCCTTGGTGCCGGCCCCGGTGGATACGTGGCGGCCATCCGCGCCGCACAGCTCGGTCAGTCCGTGGCCGTCATCGAGGAGAAGTACTGGGGCGGTGTCTGCCTCAACGTCGGCTGCATCCCCTCCAAGGCGCTGCTCAAGAACGCCGAGCTCGCCCACGTGCTCACGCACGAGAAGGACAAGTACGGCATCGAGGGCGACGCCACCATGTCGTTCGGCCCGACCCACAAGCGGAGCCGTCAGGTGTCCGCCGGGATCGTCAAGGGCGTCCACTTCCTGATGAAGAAGAACAAGATCCAGGAGATCGACGGCTGGGGCACGATCCAGGCGCCCGCCGACGGCAAGCAGACCGTCGAGGTCCAGGACAAGGACGGCAAGACGACGACGTACACCTGCGACAACCTCATCGTCGCGGCCGGCGCGAAGGTCCGGATGCTGCCGGGCATGAAGGCCAGCGAGCACGTCGTCACCTACGAGGAGCAGATCCTCGACGAGAACCTCCCCGGCTCGGTCATCATCGGCGGCTCCGGCGCGATCGGCGTCGAGTTCGCCTACGTGATGAAGAACTTCGGCGTCGACGTCACCATCGTCGAGTTCCTCGACCGCATGGTGCCCACCGAGGACGCCGACGTGTCCAAGGAGCTGCTCAAGCACTACAAGAAGCTCGGCGTGAAGGTGCTGCTCTCGACCAAGGTCGAGAACGTCGAGGACACCGGCTCCGGTGTCCGCGTCACCGTCAGCAAGGACGGCAAGGAGGAGGTCCTCGAGGCCGACAAGATGCTGGCCGCCTTCGGCTTCGCCCCGCGCGTCGAGGGCTACGGCCTCGACAACGCCGGTGTCGAGCTGACCGAGCGCGGCGCGATCGCGGTCGACGGCCGTGGCCGCTCCAACGTCGAGGGCATCTACGCGATCGGCGACGTCACCGGCAAGATGATGCTGGCCCACGCCGCCGAGGCGATGGGCATCGTCGCGGCCGAGACGATCGCCGGCGCCGAGACGCAGGAGATCAACTTCGACATGATCCCGCGGGCGACGTACTGCCAGCCGCAGATCGGCTCGTTCGGCTACTCCGAGGCCCAGGCCAAGGAGAAGGGGTACGACGTCAAGACCGCGACCTTCCCGTTCTCCGCCAACGGCAAGGCGCAGGGGCTCGGCGACACCGCCGGCTTCGTCAAGATCGTCGCCGACGCGGAGTACAACGAGATCATCGGCGCCCACCTGATCGGCCCCGACGTCACCGAGCTGCTGCCGGCGCTGACCCTGGCCCAGCAGTGGGACCTCACCGCCGACGAGGTGGCCCGCAACATCTTCGCCCACCCGACGCTGGGCGAGTCCGTGAAGGAAGCCATCCACGGCATCGCCGGCCACATGATCAACTTCTGA
- a CDS encoding NAD(P)H-quinone dehydrogenase, protein MSPSGRTERVVIIGGGPGGYESALVAAQLGAQVTVVDTDGLGGSAVLTDCVPSKTLIATAELMTDVAGAAELGVNFQDHEGDAATTIRVDLARVNARVKQLAADQSADIGRRLAKEDVTVVRGRGRLDGPGRVVATLPDHTEQVLEADAILIATGAAPRTLPTAQPDGERILTWEQVYDLTEVPTKLIVVGSGVTGAEFASAYLALGIDVTLVSSRDRVLPGEDADASAVLEEVSTRRGMKVLSTSRMESVTREGDTVTVTLTDGRTVEGSHCILALGSVPNTDGLGLEEAGVNLKDGGFVNVDRVSRTSARGVYAAGDCTGVLMLASVAAMQGRIAMWHFLGDTVHPLDLKKVSSNVFTAPEIATVGWSQQSVDNGEMQAETVMLPLSGNPRAKMQGVHDGFVKLFCRPGTGIVVGGVVVGPRASELIHPVSIAVAESLTADQLAQAFTVYPSMSGSVAEAARRLHRI, encoded by the coding sequence ATGTCGCCGAGCGGGAGGACCGAACGCGTCGTGATCATCGGCGGCGGACCGGGCGGCTACGAGTCCGCCCTGGTCGCCGCGCAGCTCGGGGCGCAGGTCACGGTCGTCGACACCGACGGGCTGGGCGGCTCGGCCGTCCTGACCGACTGCGTGCCGAGCAAGACGCTGATCGCGACCGCGGAGCTGATGACGGACGTCGCGGGCGCCGCCGAGCTCGGCGTGAACTTCCAGGACCACGAGGGCGACGCCGCGACCACGATCCGGGTCGACCTGGCCCGGGTCAACGCGCGGGTCAAGCAGCTCGCGGCAGACCAGTCGGCCGACATCGGCCGCCGGCTCGCGAAGGAGGACGTCACGGTCGTCCGCGGCCGCGGCCGCCTCGACGGACCCGGCCGCGTGGTCGCGACGCTGCCGGACCACACCGAGCAGGTGCTCGAGGCCGACGCGATCCTGATCGCCACCGGTGCCGCGCCGCGCACGCTGCCCACCGCCCAGCCGGACGGCGAGCGGATCCTGACCTGGGAGCAGGTCTACGACCTCACCGAGGTGCCGACGAAGCTGATCGTCGTCGGCTCCGGCGTCACGGGTGCGGAGTTCGCCAGCGCCTACCTCGCGCTCGGCATCGACGTCACCCTCGTCTCCTCCCGCGACCGGGTGCTGCCCGGCGAGGACGCCGACGCCTCGGCCGTCCTCGAGGAGGTCTCCACCCGCCGCGGGATGAAGGTCCTCTCGACGTCGCGGATGGAGTCGGTGACCCGCGAGGGCGACACGGTGACCGTCACGCTGACCGACGGCCGCACCGTCGAGGGCTCGCACTGCATCCTGGCGCTCGGTTCGGTCCCGAACACCGACGGCCTCGGGCTCGAGGAGGCCGGGGTGAACCTCAAGGACGGCGGCTTCGTCAACGTCGACCGGGTCTCGCGCACCTCCGCGCGGGGCGTGTACGCCGCCGGCGACTGCACCGGTGTGCTGATGCTGGCCTCGGTCGCCGCGATGCAGGGCCGGATCGCCATGTGGCACTTCCTCGGCGACACCGTGCACCCGCTGGACCTCAAGAAGGTCTCCTCGAACGTCTTCACCGCGCCGGAGATCGCGACGGTCGGCTGGTCCCAGCAGTCCGTCGACAACGGCGAGATGCAGGCCGAGACCGTGATGCTGCCGCTCTCGGGCAACCCGCGCGCCAAGATGCAGGGCGTCCACGACGGCTTCGTGAAGCTGTTCTGCCGTCCCGGCACCGGCATCGTGGTCGGCGGGGTCGTCGTCGGTCCGCGCGCCAGCGAGCTGATCCACCCGGTCTCGATCGCGGTCGCGGAGTCCCTGACCGCCGACCAGCTGGCCCAGGCGTTCACGGTCTACCCGTCGATGAGCGGCTCGGTCGCCGAGGCGGCCCGGAGGCTGCACCGCATCTGA
- a CDS encoding SpoIID/LytB domain-containing protein — protein MFGSWLVAARLGGDHMPYAVRLSTALGSLVLAAAGALTTVGAATADDPYAVPDSAVITIEGDGSGHGKGMSQYGAYGAARSPYLLSSQQILDFYYPGTRTGSTGGKVAVLISADDDGSLVVADRGGLTARSLANGRTVKLREPKAKRWRITPAGTRSEIAYKTRRWHTLTVLRGDAEIAAGGRPVALRTPDGTVSYRGALRSTHHAGDRVTVNVLPMEKYVAGVVPSEVAALRWPQQALRAQAVASRTYAAYERAHGGNAAYDLCDTAACQAYGGASAEFPSSDDAVRATARRVLTYQGELAFAQFSASNGGWTAAGQFPYLPAQEDPYEGSSSDYYGWTETVTSAAIEKAYHLENLTSLQIETRDGNGPRGGRVTTVRLQTEAGFDGTVTGDSFRRNLGLRSTLLEITGVAAG, from the coding sequence GTGTTCGGATCGTGGCTCGTCGCCGCACGTCTCGGGGGAGATCACATGCCGTACGCCGTCCGCCTCAGCACCGCGCTCGGAAGCCTGGTGCTCGCCGCCGCCGGTGCGCTGACCACCGTCGGCGCCGCCACGGCCGACGACCCGTACGCCGTCCCGGACTCGGCCGTGATCACCATCGAGGGCGACGGCAGCGGCCACGGCAAGGGCATGTCGCAGTACGGCGCCTACGGGGCCGCCCGGTCCCCGTACCTCCTGAGCAGCCAGCAGATCCTGGACTTCTACTACCCCGGCACCCGCACGGGGAGCACCGGCGGCAAGGTCGCGGTGCTGATCAGTGCGGACGACGACGGATCCCTCGTCGTCGCCGACCGCGGCGGGCTGACCGCCCGCAGCCTGGCCAACGGCAGGACGGTCAAGCTGCGCGAGCCGAAGGCGAAGCGCTGGCGGATCACGCCGGCCGGCACGCGCAGCGAGATCGCCTACAAGACCCGACGCTGGCACACCCTGACGGTGCTGCGGGGCGACGCCGAGATCGCGGCCGGCGGCAGGCCGGTCGCGCTCCGGACGCCCGACGGGACGGTGTCCTACCGCGGCGCGCTGCGCTCGACGCACCACGCCGGCGACCGGGTCACCGTGAACGTGCTGCCGATGGAGAAGTACGTCGCCGGCGTCGTGCCCAGCGAGGTCGCCGCCCTGCGCTGGCCGCAGCAGGCGCTCCGGGCGCAGGCCGTCGCGTCGCGCACCTATGCGGCCTACGAGCGCGCTCACGGCGGCAACGCAGCGTACGACCTCTGCGACACCGCCGCCTGCCAGGCCTACGGCGGCGCGTCGGCCGAGTTCCCGTCCTCGGACGACGCCGTGCGCGCCACGGCCCGGCGGGTGCTGACCTACCAGGGCGAGCTGGCCTTCGCGCAGTTCTCCGCGAGCAACGGCGGCTGGACGGCGGCCGGCCAGTTCCCCTACCTGCCCGCGCAGGAGGACCCCTACGAGGGCTCGTCCAGCGACTACTACGGCTGGACCGAGACCGTCACGTCGGCGGCGATCGAGAAGGCCTACCACCTCGAGAACCTCACCTCCCTCCAGATCGAGACGCGGGACGGCAACGGACCGCGCGGCGGACGGGTGACGACGGTGCGGCTGCAGACCGAGGCGGGCTTCGACGGGACGGTCACCGGCGACAGCTTCCGCCGCAACCTCGGCCTGCGCTCCACGCTCCTCGAGATCACCGGCGTCGCGGCTGGCTGA